The proteins below come from a single Agromyces flavus genomic window:
- a CDS encoding alpha/beta fold hydrolase: MECWGDAVAGEPTVLLIAGQGPPLSYWAPMARQFAAESHHLCAYDRAGVGSSDPPPESSRTTADQVADLIALLDGARLEEPVVVVAHSRGSLPAVGLVAQAAERVAGIVLVDPHTPRLSTAQRAALPAESPDESPEVAEERRYLDEVMFDPAQDAEHLLLAECDEEIAALLDEPGPIFGELPVIVLESPPLPYLAGLPPEYHEVTLAAISDGHREFAAESTRGIVVAVDDTGHDIHVDRPDVVIDAIREVIAG, encoded by the coding sequence ATGGAATGCTGGGGCGACGCGGTCGCCGGCGAGCCCACCGTCCTGCTCATCGCCGGTCAGGGGCCGCCGTTGTCGTACTGGGCGCCGATGGCCCGTCAGTTCGCCGCCGAGAGTCACCACCTGTGCGCCTACGACCGGGCGGGCGTGGGGAGCAGCGACCCGCCGCCCGAGTCCAGCCGCACCACGGCGGACCAGGTGGCAGACCTCATCGCACTGCTCGATGGTGCGCGATTGGAGGAGCCGGTCGTCGTGGTCGCGCATTCGCGCGGATCGCTTCCCGCCGTCGGGCTGGTGGCCCAGGCGGCGGAACGGGTCGCAGGAATCGTGCTCGTCGACCCGCACACGCCGCGTCTCAGTACCGCCCAACGGGCCGCATTGCCCGCGGAGTCACCCGACGAATCACCGGAGGTGGCGGAGGAGCGCCGATACCTCGACGAGGTCATGTTCGACCCCGCCCAGGACGCCGAGCATCTCCTCCTCGCGGAGTGCGACGAGGAAATCGCGGCGCTGCTGGACGAGCCCGGCCCGATCTTCGGCGAGCTCCCGGTCATCGTGCTCGAGTCGCCGCCGCTGCCATACCTGGCGGGCCTGCCGCCGGAGTACCACGAGGTCACCCTGGCGGCCATCAGCGATGGTCATCGGGAGTTCGCCGCCGAATCGACGCGCGGCATCGTCGTCGCGGTCGACGACACCGGCCACGACATCCACGTGGATCGGCCCGATGTCGTCATCGACGCCATCCGCGAGGTCATTGCCGGATAG